A segment of the Streptomyces sp. L2 genome:
CCGCTTGGAGCGTACGAACATGCCCCAGCCGACGACGGACACGGTCAGCAGCAGGGCGAACGCGACCGCGCCCGCGTACGACAGGTCCGGTTCTGGACGCAGCCAGTAGAACAGCGGCACGAGGAGCAGCTGGGCGCCGGCGATCCAGCCGACGTACCTCAGCGGCCGGTGCACGGCGACGGTGAACAGGGCGACCAGGCAGACACCGCCCGCGGTGTCGGAGGCGAAGCCGACCGGGATCATCGCGACGGCGAGTCCGACGGGCCAGCGGCGGCGCAGCCAGACGGCCTGGCAGGACAGCGCGCCCAGGGTCAGGTCGAGGACCACCAGGGGGCCGGGCAGGCCGGGCGTGTCGAGGACGGACTGGACGGACACCGCGAACAGCGCCCAGACCAGCAGGTAGCAGCACACGTCGACGATCCAGTCGCGGGCGGTGCGCCGGGGGCGGCGGCCGGCCGTGCCGGTGCCGGGTCCGGCGTCGAGTTCGTGCAGGACGGCGGACGGGAACATCCAGCGCCGGACGGGCTCGGCGTAGCCCGTGGCCTGCTGCGGCGTGTCACCTCTCACAGCCGACCAATCTAGGGACCAAAACGGTGTCCGGCTGCTCAGGGCGCGTCATCGTCGACCAAAGTCGGTCCGCGAGGGACTTTCGATGGTCCCGTATCGGCGAAGGCCGTACCGGCGCGGGACACGACCCGCCCCGCGGCCGGGGGTGGGGGGAGGCCGCGGGGCGGGGGCCGGCTCAGCAGCCGAAGTCGATGCGGGCGAACGTGTCGTAGTGGTCGGCGGTGTAGTAGTCCTCCTGGTGTTCCTCACCGGTGACGACGCGCCGGGCGCCGCGCGTGGGCGAGCCCGGGGTGATCACCGTGTACTCGTGGTAGTAGCCGGACGACTGCGACGGCAGGACGCCCTCCCGGTTCTGGAAGACGGTCCCGTCCTGGGAGTAGGGGAAGGGGCCGCCCCGGTCGATGAGGTCCAGGGTGTCGTGGGCCTGCGTGGGCAGGACGCCATAGCAGACGCTGCCGACGGACGCGGCCGCGGCGTCCGCGGCCGGGGCGGTGACGGCGCCGCCGACGAGGAGGGCGGACAGCAGCGCGGCCGAGGCGCCGGCGCGGGTGATGTGTGGGGGGAATCTCATGACCTCATGATGACGCGCGTAGACGTGGGCACGTCAATGAGAGGTGTGAAGAGCTTCCTGGCAAGTCCCGTGAAGCTTCCGCGACTTCACCCGCCATCTCGGCGACTTCACCCGCCGTTTCCGCGACTTCACCCGCCGCTTAAGCGACCCACCCCGCCGTCCGGCGTCCCCACGCGGTTCCCGCCAGCACCAGCGCCCCGCCCGCGAGACCCGTCGCGCCGAGCCGGTCGCCGCCGAGGGCGAGTCCGGCCGCGGCGGCCCACAGGGGCTCGGTGCCGAGCAGCAGGCCGACCCGGGACGGCGAGGTCCGGCGGACCGCCCACATCTGCTGTGTTAACTGCACCTTGTTTGGCTCGTTGGACGG
Coding sequences within it:
- a CDS encoding ribonuclease domain-containing protein, whose translation is MRFPPHITRAGASAALLSALLVGGAVTAPAADAAAASVGSVCYGVLPTQAHDTLDLIDRGGPFPYSQDGTVFQNREGVLPSQSSGYYHEYTVITPGSPTRGARRVVTGEEHQEDYYTADHYDTFARIDFGC